Proteins encoded together in one Candidatus Nitrosocaldus cavascurensis window:
- a CDS encoding ATPase domain-containing protein, translating to MQVISTGSKALDALLLGGVRRGLLYCVFGASGSGKTQLCMQLALNSAMANKSARVFIVDAKGDFRPERIIDIYKARMDGGEGKRGKGGRSKHGNDTYMNSGREGESGYNADINTIMGIMDRIYVQRAYHVDDIFSSLRDVDSMYERYDHGVSFLIVEDSPSLFRLEYGSKSAEGHFRLMRLMHDLALRAVLRNTAVIVTNGVASSARDEHEGVDTTVTDLEMKERQIMDRSVSMFAHFKVRLERLSSKMKDEEGMKAIVDGSVFRATLLQPLVKNNKALFKIVERGIVDI from the coding sequence ATGCAGGTTATAAGCACAGGGTCTAAAGCATTAGATGCATTGCTGTTAGGAGGAGTAAGGAGAGGTCTACTCTACTGTGTATTTGGTGCTTCAGGCTCAGGCAAGACACAGCTCTGCATGCAACTAGCATTGAACTCTGCAATGGCTAACAAGAGTGCAAGGGTGTTCATTGTGGATGCAAAGGGTGACTTTAGACCTGAGAGGATCATCGATATCTATAAGGCTAGGATGGATGGGGGAGAAGGTAAAAGAGGGAAGGGAGGTAGGAGCAAGCATGGTAATGATACGTACATGAACTCTGGTAGAGAGGGTGAATCTGGGTACAATGCTGATATCAATACCATAATGGGCATAATGGATAGGATCTATGTACAGAGAGCATATCATGTTGATGATATATTCTCTTCACTAAGAGATGTGGATAGTATGTATGAGAGATATGATCATGGTGTATCATTTCTTATAGTGGAGGATTCCCCATCGTTATTCAGGTTGGAGTATGGTAGCAAGAGTGCTGAAGGACACTTCAGGCTAATGAGGCTCATGCATGACCTTGCCCTTAGAGCAGTGCTTAGGAATACTGCAGTTATAGTAACCAATGGGGTTGCATCTAGTGCAAGGGATGAGCATGAGGGTGTTGATACTACTGTTACTGACTTGGAGATGAAGGAGAGGCAGATAATGGATAGATCTGTATCCATGTTTGCACACTTTAAGGTTAGGCTTGAGAGGCTGAGTAGTAAGATGAAGGATGAAGAGGGTATGAAAGCAATTGTTGATGGAAGTGTATTCAGGGCAACACTACTGCAGCCATTGGTTAAAAACAATAAAGCACTCTTCAAGATAGTAGAGAGAGGAATAGTTGATATCTAG